From Flavobacterium arcticum, the proteins below share one genomic window:
- a CDS encoding putative periplasmic lipoprotein — translation MKKYLLLIGTMLLIIGCKQRNTQKEVETVKEIHLDKSSLTDKNELYGITADTMWKHNLTVFFEEHDGFKTFFEKYAQDSIFQKKHTRFPLKYSFMDFNGFGNRFMREENFTSINYKDYKSEAKKIDSLSPKCKIVIKKKKDTIFYKYIGIENGINVNHTFVSDTSSWYLIEIKDLSITKPTYN, via the coding sequence ATGAAAAAGTATTTGTTATTAATTGGTACAATGCTACTTATAATTGGATGCAAACAAAGAAACACACAAAAGGAAGTTGAAACTGTAAAAGAAATACATTTAGATAAAAGCTCTTTGACAGATAAGAACGAATTATATGGAATAACAGCAGATACTATGTGGAAACATAATTTGACAGTGTTTTTTGAAGAGCATGACGGGTTCAAAACATTTTTTGAAAAATATGCTCAAGACTCCATATTTCAAAAAAAACACACACGATTTCCTCTAAAATATAGCTTTATGGATTTTAACGGATTTGGTAACCGTTTTATGAGGGAAGAAAATTTTACTAGCATTAATTACAAAGATTACAAATCAGAAGCAAAAAAAATTGATAGTTTATCTCCTAAGTGTAAAATTGTCATTAAAAAAAAGAAAGATACTATTTTTTACAAATACATTGGAATAGAAAATGGTATTAACGTAAACCATACTTTTGTTTCCGATACCAGTTCTTGGTATCTAATAGAAATAAAAGACCTATCTATAACTAAACCTACCTATAACTAA
- a CDS encoding septal ring lytic transglycosylase RlpA family protein, which yields MKKSILVFTTSLLLVVLTGFTTIHNSSPQQEEVELTKYKQNVIATYYADKFNGRKTSSGERFDNTKYTAAHKTLPFGTMVRVTNPANGKWVDVRVNDRGPHNQKLEIDITKKAFVAIANTNSGTIKVDLEIIENK from the coding sequence ATGAAAAAAAGCATTTTAGTATTTACAACTAGCCTACTACTTGTAGTACTTACAGGTTTTACTACTATACATAACAGTAGCCCACAACAAGAAGAGGTAGAACTAACAAAGTATAAACAAAACGTAATTGCCACCTACTATGCCGATAAGTTTAACGGGCGTAAAACCAGCAGCGGCGAACGTTTTGATAATACCAAATATACAGCTGCACATAAAACCTTGCCTTTTGGCACTATGGTGCGCGTTACTAACCCTGCAAATGGCAAATGGGTAGATGTACGGGTAAACGATAGAGGACCTCATAACCAAAAGCTAGAAATAGACATTACCAAAAAAGCATTTGTAGCAATAGCAAATACTAATTCGGGTACAATAAAGGTTGATTTAGAAATTATAGAAAACAAATAA
- the dinB gene encoding DNA polymerase IV translates to MEAQLPQRKIIHVDMDAFYASVEQKDNPELQGKAIAVGGGETRGVVAAASYEARKFGVRSAISGYLAKKRCPELIFVKPRFDRYREISQIIRKVFFEYTDLVEPLSLDEAYLDVTHNKKDNPSATMIAEEIRQRIFEETGLTASAGISINKFIAKVASDYNKPNGQKTVNPDEVIAFLEELPIGKFHGVGKVTTQKMYQLGIFTGKDLKSKTEEYLVQHFGKSGGYYYHVVRGIHNSEVKPNRIAKSVGTEHTFFENLVSEVFIEEKLVRIADELERRLKKKKIAGKTITLKIKYSDFTVQTRSKTLPYYITDKNLMFEMVKELLYQERLKESVRLLGISLSNLNTDAAKGEKKSVVVQLQFDF, encoded by the coding sequence ATGGAAGCGCAGTTACCCCAACGTAAAATAATTCATGTAGATATGGATGCCTTTTATGCCTCTGTAGAGCAGAAGGATAACCCCGAGTTGCAGGGTAAGGCTATAGCTGTAGGTGGCGGCGAAACAAGGGGTGTGGTGGCTGCTGCTAGTTATGAAGCTCGAAAGTTTGGGGTGCGTAGCGCGATAAGCGGTTATCTTGCCAAGAAGCGATGCCCTGAGCTTATATTTGTAAAACCTCGTTTTGACCGTTATCGAGAGATATCGCAAATTATTCGAAAAGTTTTTTTTGAATATACTGATTTGGTAGAGCCACTATCTTTAGATGAAGCCTACTTAGATGTAACTCATAATAAGAAAGACAACCCGAGTGCGACCATGATAGCCGAAGAGATACGCCAACGTATTTTTGAAGAAACGGGTTTAACAGCTTCGGCAGGTATATCTATTAATAAGTTTATAGCCAAAGTAGCGAGCGATTATAACAAGCCGAATGGACAAAAAACGGTAAACCCCGATGAGGTTATTGCTTTTCTTGAGGAATTACCTATAGGTAAGTTTCATGGTGTGGGTAAGGTAACGACCCAAAAAATGTATCAGCTTGGTATTTTTACGGGTAAAGATTTAAAATCAAAAACCGAAGAGTACTTAGTGCAACATTTTGGCAAATCGGGTGGGTATTATTACCATGTGGTGCGAGGTATACATAATAGTGAGGTGAAGCCTAACAGGATTGCCAAAAGTGTGGGTACAGAGCATACTTTTTTTGAGAACTTAGTATCGGAGGTATTTATAGAAGAAAAACTGGTGCGCATTGCCGATGAGCTGGAACGCCGACTGAAGAAAAAGAAAATAGCAGGTAAAACCATAACGCTAAAAATAAAGTATAGCGATTTTACTGTGCAAACCCGAAGCAAAACGTTACCTTATTATATTACGGATAAAAACCTAATGTTCGAAATGGTAAAAGAGTTACTGTACCAAGAACGACTAAAAGAGTCGGTGCGATTACTGGGTATCTCGCTCTCTAACCTTAATACTGATGCTGCCAAAGGTGAAAAAAAATCAGTGGTAGTGCAGTTGCAATTTGATTTTTAA
- a CDS encoding septal ring lytic transglycosylase RlpA family protein: MAKRILLLFITVVLLTACSSSKKGSSASFKSYDKKAVASYYANKYNGRKTASGEKFSNSKYTAAHKKLPFGTKVRVTNKANGKSVIVKINDRGPFTRGRDIDLSKKAWMAITHDKKRGLLDVTIEVAK, translated from the coding sequence ATGGCAAAACGCATTTTATTATTATTTATAACAGTAGTCTTACTCACAGCCTGTTCATCTTCAAAAAAAGGATCATCGGCAAGTTTTAAATCATACGATAAAAAAGCTGTTGCCAGTTATTATGCTAATAAATACAACGGCAGAAAAACAGCCAGTGGCGAAAAATTTAGCAATAGTAAATATACCGCTGCACATAAAAAACTACCCTTTGGCACAAAAGTAAGAGTGACTAATAAAGCCAACGGAAAATCGGTAATTGTAAAAATAAATGACCGAGGGCCTTTTACACGCGGGCGCGATATAGACCTCTCTAAAAAAGCATGGATGGCAATTACCCACGACAAAAAAAGAGGCTTGCTAGATGTTACCATAGAAGTTGCCAAATAG
- the purN gene encoding phosphoribosylglycinamide formyltransferase — protein sequence MKKTILFASGSGSNAAQIIQYAQQKNTYTVAAIFTNNPNAGVIEKAKNYGVPTVIFTREELNNGLVLQKINEISPSLIVLAGFLWKFPSDIIATYPQKVINIHPALLPNYGGKGMYGIHVHRAVLENKEAESGITIHYVNDNYDEGNVILQKSVNVQECETPEDVAAKVLTLEHKHLPMVVEELLIKTTT from the coding sequence ATGAAAAAAACAATTCTCTTTGCTTCGGGTAGTGGCTCTAATGCGGCACAAATTATACAATATGCCCAGCAAAAGAACACCTATACCGTAGCAGCCATTTTTACAAATAATCCCAATGCAGGAGTTATAGAAAAAGCAAAAAACTATGGTGTGCCCACTGTAATTTTTACCCGAGAGGAGCTAAATAATGGCTTGGTATTGCAAAAAATTAACGAAATAAGTCCTAGCCTTATCGTGCTGGCAGGCTTTTTATGGAAATTTCCGTCAGATATTATAGCTACCTACCCACAAAAAGTGATAAATATACACCCTGCGCTATTACCTAATTATGGCGGAAAAGGCATGTATGGCATACACGTGCACCGTGCAGTACTTGAAAATAAAGAAGCAGAAAGTGGTATTACCATACACTATGTAAACGATAATTATGATGAGGGTAACGTTATATTACAAAAGAGTGTAAATGTACAAGAATGTGAAACACCCGAAGATGTAGCTGCAAAAGTGCTGACTTTAGAGCATAAACATTTGCCTATGGTAGTTGAAGAACTACTTATTAAGACAACAACTTAA
- a CDS encoding acyl carrier protein → MSDIASRVKAIIVDKLGVDENEVVSEASFTNDLGADSLDTVELIMEFEKEFDIQIPDDQAENIATVGQAISYIEEAKK, encoded by the coding sequence ATGTCAGACATTGCATCAAGAGTAAAAGCGATTATCGTAGACAAATTAGGTGTTGACGAAAACGAAGTTGTTTCAGAAGCTAGCTTCACAAACGATCTAGGAGCAGACTCTCTAGATACTGTTGAGCTTATAATGGAGTTTGAAAAAGAATTTGATATTCAAATTCCAGACGATCAGGCTGAGAACATCGCCACTGTTGGTCAAGCTATTTCTTACATAGAAGAAGCAAAAAAGTAA
- a CDS encoding efflux RND transporter periplasmic adaptor subunit, protein MKKRSFLGAIAALLIVSACGKKEQQAPQAQGPIPFPVQTIAPQDAIIYEEYTANLEGQQNVEIRPKVDGFIQKIYVTEGQQVKKGQLLFKIETQSLGQEAAAAKANVNAAQVEVDRLQPLVKRNIISNVQLETAKAKLAQAKAAYSSVATNAGYGTITSPVNGVVGSLPYREGSLVSATNTMPLTTVSDSKVMHAYFSMNEKQMLNFTRNFSGSTLEAKLKNTPEVSLVLVDGSEYAEKGKLITVSGLVNSSTGTSEFKAAFPNPDAVLRSGGSGIVRIPVQKGGALLVPQNAVIDMQGKKMLYVVDKENKVAPRIIETSTTAGKDYIVSGGLEAGEVIVTAGATKLKEGQQIVPQDSSKQSTPAKEEVATEETTNSSQKK, encoded by the coding sequence ATGAAAAAAAGATCTTTCTTAGGCGCAATCGCAGCCTTACTAATCGTATCAGCATGTGGCAAAAAAGAGCAACAAGCTCCGCAGGCACAAGGGCCAATACCTTTCCCTGTACAAACCATAGCACCCCAAGATGCCATAATATATGAAGAATATACCGCTAACCTTGAAGGGCAGCAAAACGTAGAAATTCGCCCAAAAGTAGATGGATTTATCCAAAAAATTTATGTTACTGAGGGGCAACAAGTAAAAAAAGGGCAACTGCTATTTAAAATAGAAACCCAAAGCCTTGGGCAAGAAGCTGCCGCTGCAAAAGCTAATGTAAATGCTGCACAAGTAGAAGTAGATAGACTACAACCACTAGTAAAACGAAACATAATAAGTAATGTACAGCTAGAAACTGCCAAGGCAAAACTAGCACAAGCAAAAGCAGCATACAGCAGTGTAGCTACTAATGCGGGCTATGGTACCATAACATCGCCTGTAAATGGGGTTGTAGGAAGCCTACCTTATAGAGAAGGAAGTCTTGTAAGTGCTACTAACACAATGCCACTTACAACAGTGTCTGACAGTAAAGTAATGCACGCTTATTTTTCTATGAACGAAAAACAAATGCTAAACTTTACACGCAACTTTAGCGGTAGTACGCTAGAGGCTAAACTAAAAAATACTCCTGAAGTATCATTAGTACTAGTAGACGGTAGCGAGTATGCCGAGAAAGGTAAACTAATAACGGTAAGCGGATTAGTAAACTCATCTACAGGTACATCAGAGTTTAAAGCAGCATTCCCTAACCCCGATGCCGTACTAAGAAGTGGCGGTAGCGGTATAGTGCGCATCCCTGTACAAAAAGGTGGAGCTCTACTAGTACCACAAAATGCTGTAATAGATATGCAAGGCAAAAAAATGCTGTATGTAGTAGATAAAGAAAACAAAGTTGCACCCCGCATTATAGAAACAAGCACTACCGCTGGTAAAGACTATATAGTGAGTGGCGGACTTGAAGCTGGCGAAGTAATAGTAACCGCAGGAGCTACAAAACTAAAAGAAGGACAACAAATAGTACCACAAGATAGCAGTAAGCAAAGTACACCTGCTAAAGAAGAAGTAGCTACCGAAGAAACAACCAATTCATCACAAAAAAAATAA
- the fabF gene encoding beta-ketoacyl-ACP synthase II, which produces MKLRRVVVTGLGALTPIGNTVQEYWEGLINGKSGAAPITYFDTTNFKTKFACEVKNFNVEDFIERKDARKMDRYAQYAVVATDEAVKDAKFDFEKLDKDRVGVIWGSGIGGLETFQEEVIGWAKGSGIPKFNPFFIPKMIADIAGGHISIKYGFRGPNFTTVSACASSTNALIDAFNYIRLGHADVMVTGGSEAAVTIAGMGGFNAMHALSTRNDDPTTASRPMDKDREGFVLGEGAGSLILEEYDHAVARGATIYCEIGGGGMSADAHHITAPHPEGLGAKNVMINCLRDAGLTPEDVDGVNMHGTSTPLGDIAESKAILEVFGEHAYTLNLNSTKSMTGHLLGAAGAIETISSILSIKHGIVPPTINHFTDDENIDPKLNFTFNKAQKRDMNVVMSNTFGFGGHNACVLIKKLEL; this is translated from the coding sequence ATGAAATTAAGAAGAGTTGTAGTAACAGGTTTGGGCGCACTTACCCCAATAGGTAACACAGTACAAGAATACTGGGAGGGACTTATTAACGGTAAAAGTGGCGCTGCCCCTATTACTTATTTTGATACTACTAACTTCAAAACCAAATTTGCTTGCGAAGTAAAGAATTTCAACGTTGAAGATTTTATAGAAAGAAAAGACGCAAGAAAAATGGATCGTTATGCACAATATGCTGTTGTTGCTACAGACGAAGCCGTTAAAGATGCCAAATTTGATTTTGAAAAATTAGATAAGGATAGAGTAGGTGTTATATGGGGTTCTGGTATTGGCGGACTCGAAACTTTTCAAGAAGAAGTTATTGGGTGGGCTAAAGGTAGCGGTATCCCAAAATTTAACCCTTTCTTTATTCCTAAAATGATAGCAGATATTGCCGGAGGGCATATTTCTATAAAATATGGTTTTAGAGGACCAAACTTCACAACCGTTTCGGCATGTGCATCATCTACAAATGCACTTATAGATGCGTTTAACTACATACGCCTAGGTCATGCCGATGTTATGGTAACAGGTGGTAGTGAGGCAGCAGTAACTATTGCCGGTATGGGTGGCTTTAATGCCATGCATGCACTTTCTACTCGTAATGATGATCCTACTACAGCTTCTAGACCTATGGATAAAGACCGTGAGGGCTTTGTGCTAGGCGAGGGTGCAGGTTCGCTTATACTCGAAGAGTATGACCACGCCGTAGCAAGAGGAGCAACTATATACTGCGAGATAGGTGGTGGCGGAATGAGTGCCGATGCGCACCACATTACTGCACCACACCCTGAGGGGCTTGGCGCTAAAAATGTAATGATAAACTGCTTGCGCGATGCAGGACTTACTCCAGAGGATGTAGATGGTGTTAATATGCACGGTACATCGACACCGCTAGGTGATATTGCAGAGAGCAAAGCGATACTAGAAGTATTTGGCGAGCATGCTTATACGCTAAACCTTAACTCGACTAAGTCAATGACGGGGCACTTACTGGGTGCAGCAGGCGCTATAGAGACAATCTCATCTATACTATCTATAAAACATGGTATTGTACCCCCTACCATAAACCACTTTACTGACGACGAAAATATAGACCCTAAGTTAAACTTTACGTTTAACAAGGCTCAAAAGCGCGACATGAATGTGGTTATGAGTAATACATTTGGGTTTGGTGGGCATAATGCCTGCGTTTTGATAAAAAAACTCGAACTGTAA
- a CDS encoding Bax inhibitor-1/YccA family protein: MEFKSSNPVLNNKAYKTGATTVFDPDGRPVEIIDYNSTMTVQGAINKSFLTLILLIGAAYVTWNLTNTGANIYPFMIGGGIMAFIMAMIAIRKTDYAHYLVPAYAILEGIFIGAFSALMEAWYPGIVLQAVGGTFVTAFVCFLLYRFKVVKVTEQFKSVVIAATLAIATYYFISIILSMFGVQMFHHDSSLMSIGFSVFVIVIAALNLFLDFDLIEQGAKRRLPKNMEWISAMALMATLVWLYFEFLRLLSKLQD, from the coding sequence ATGGAATTTAAATCGAGTAACCCTGTATTAAACAATAAAGCATACAAAACAGGAGCAACAACAGTATTTGACCCTGACGGTCGCCCTGTAGAAATCATAGACTACAATAGCACTATGACGGTGCAAGGCGCTATAAACAAAAGTTTCCTTACACTAATACTATTAATAGGAGCTGCATATGTAACATGGAATTTAACTAACACTGGTGCAAACATATATCCGTTTATGATTGGCGGAGGTATTATGGCTTTTATTATGGCCATGATAGCTATCCGAAAAACCGATTATGCCCACTACCTTGTTCCTGCCTATGCCATCCTCGAAGGCATATTTATAGGTGCATTTTCTGCATTAATGGAGGCATGGTATCCTGGCATAGTACTACAAGCTGTAGGAGGTACTTTTGTAACAGCATTTGTATGTTTCCTACTGTATCGATTTAAGGTGGTAAAAGTTACAGAACAATTCAAATCGGTAGTAATTGCAGCTACATTAGCCATCGCTACCTATTACTTTATATCAATTATACTTTCAATGTTTGGCGTTCAAATGTTTCATCATGACAGTTCATTAATGAGTATCGGTTTTAGCGTATTTGTAATTGTTATTGCTGCGCTTAACCTTTTCTTAGATTTTGACCTGATAGAGCAAGGTGCAAAACGCAGATTACCAAAAAACATGGAATGGATAAGCGCTATGGCACTTATGGCTACATTAGTATGGTTATACTTCGAGTTCTTAAGATTACTATCTAAATTACAAGACTAA
- the rnhA gene encoding ribonuclease HI — protein sequence MTHTVHIYTDGAAKGNPGNGGYGIVMELVGQPYRKEFYEGFRLTTNNRMELLAVIVGLEKLKTPNTAVLVVSDSKYVVDAVAKGWVFNWEKKGFTGKKNPDLWKRFLKIYRQHKVDFKWIKGHNNHPQNERCDQLAVMAATQPNLNVDAFYENEGGKLL from the coding sequence ATGACCCACACCGTACACATATATACAGATGGCGCAGCAAAAGGCAACCCCGGTAACGGTGGCTATGGTATAGTTATGGAACTCGTGGGGCAACCTTATCGAAAAGAGTTTTACGAAGGATTTCGGCTAACGACTAACAACCGTATGGAACTGCTTGCCGTAATAGTAGGACTAGAAAAACTGAAAACCCCCAATACTGCCGTACTGGTAGTAAGCGACAGCAAGTATGTAGTAGATGCCGTAGCAAAAGGATGGGTTTTTAACTGGGAAAAAAAAGGATTTACAGGCAAAAAAAACCCCGACTTGTGGAAACGCTTCTTAAAAATATACCGACAACACAAGGTAGATTTTAAATGGATAAAAGGGCATAACAACCACCCACAAAACGAGCGTTGCGACCAGCTTGCCGTTATGGCAGCCACACAACCCAACCTAAATGTAGATGCCTTTTATGAAAACGAGGGCGGTAAACTGCTTTAG
- a CDS encoding GbsR/MarR family transcriptional regulator, which yields MFYICSNFNDTMIDAQKEKEEIIELFGVHFETHYNLPPLASRILGTLIIDSCRAGITFEELVERTGASKSSVSTSLNLLLKMEKIVYYTIPCDRKKYFKPSPLSERFSNYMKMIDFEKKIVERVIAYRNQTAECPAEQCNLKTSTAYKEHLLEIEQLMIKTIDMFKKIEADIDNNN from the coding sequence ATGTTCTATATTTGCTCAAATTTTAACGATACGATGATAGATGCTCAAAAAGAAAAAGAGGAAATAATAGAATTGTTTGGGGTTCATTTCGAAACACATTACAACCTACCACCACTAGCTTCCAGAATATTAGGAACACTAATTATAGATAGCTGTAGGGCAGGAATTACTTTCGAAGAACTTGTAGAACGCACAGGAGCAAGTAAAAGCTCTGTTTCTACTAGCCTAAACTTACTGTTAAAAATGGAGAAGATAGTATACTATACCATCCCGTGTGATAGAAAGAAATACTTTAAACCATCGCCATTAAGCGAGCGGTTTTCGAATTACATGAAAATGATTGACTTCGAAAAAAAAATAGTAGAACGGGTAATAGCCTACCGCAACCAGACAGCAGAATGCCCTGCAGAACAATGTAACCTAAAGACCTCAACAGCCTATAAAGAACACCTATTGGAAATAGAACAACTAATGATAAAAACAATAGATATGTTTAAAAAAATAGAAGCAGACATAGATAACAACAATTAA